The proteins below are encoded in one region of Colletotrichum lupini chromosome 5, complete sequence:
- a CDS encoding haloacid dehalogenase has product MSGIAGDLPNIKAENLRDLKALTFDVFGTAVDWRSSVVDELTSRAKAKLASSSSTSTSTNDDKDTKEKLEKLATTNWPTFAQEWRTSYMRFVRGHVPGQTPWKDIDAHHHDSLVELLGTWGLEGVYHPEEIRELSLAWHRLRPWADSVEGLRRLGGKYVTSTLSNGNRTLLGDLDAFGGLGFRKILSAEDFRAYKPHAAVYDGAVEALVGGGGGGGKARDVAMVAAHLGDLMAARGRGMRTVYVERPEEEDWEVGSERHEDAKGWVDIWVKEGEGGFEEVARLLGV; this is encoded by the coding sequence ATGTCCGGCATTGCAGGCGACCTCCCCAATATCAAGGCAGAGAACCTCCGCGACCTCAAGGCGCTTACCTTTGACGTCTTTGGCACAGCCGTGGATTGGCGGTCCTCGGTGGTGGACGAACTCACCTCCCGCGCAAAAGCCAAGCtggcctcttcctcttccacaTCCACATCCACCAACGATGACAAGGACACAAAAGAAAAGCTAGAAAAGCTCGCAACAACAAACTGGCCGACCTTTGCCCAAGAATGGCGAACCTCCTACATGCGCTTCGTGCGCGGCCATGTCCCCGGACAAACCCCCTGGAAAGACATTGACGCGCACCACCACGACAGCCTCGTCGAGCTTTTAGGGACGTGGGGGTTAGAGGGCGTGTACCACCCCGAAGAAATCCGCGAGCTGAGTCTCGCGTGGCACCGTCTCCGGCCGTGGGCGGATTCCGTGGAAGGGTTGCGCAGGTTGGGCGGGAAATACGTCACCTCGACGCTGAGCAACGGCAACAGGACGCTGTTGGGCGATCTGGATGCGTTTGGCGGGCTCGGGTTCCGGAAGATTTTGTCGGCGGAGGATTTCAGGGCGTATAAGCCTCATGCGGCGGTTTATGATGGCGCGGTGGAGGCTTTggtcggcggcggtggtggtggcgggAAGGCGAGGGATGTTGCGATGGTGGCGGCGCATTTGGGGGATTTGATGGCTGCTCGGGGACGGGGGATGAGGACTGTTTACGTTGAGAggccggaggaggaggattgGGAGGTCGGGAGCGAGAGGCACGAGGATGCCAAGGGGTGGGTTGATATTTGGGTTAAGGAGGGGGAGGGCGGGTTTGAGGAGGTTGCGAGGCTGTTGGGTGTTTGA
- a CDS encoding nuclear migration protein, with product MAVWETEDESKGNAAVTALPTPQDTPYRTPSRSSRKSRRSVTPPNGKKSPSPPPVPQNDKGSKRSSRNMTNDDGISVLDPRRFTPTLHANLVAEILNLRRDQEEKAKLIENLEVSLHASRQEQETLQETVATTTKQSRSLQRQLALLEGGTSSALGELARERDEAVDSITETRKRLESAQKKIRSQEEDSQRVHDLWAQDKDSWEEEKRKYERRVHVAESRLKVVIDEVAAYQAAQVNGNGNDSETEDQNDAGSVRTMSLTNSVRFSMQQSPGKVFNGNSLADELNLDGDDDWQTDDGGRESAMSNYRHTRTFSRDSILSKIHRRQQSMESPQRPGSVTRRRLWMNQPVLEALEDGIQENDEDLMPPPPPPAPKVSYTDTGIQFSPPPSPKMEPVKPSTPEPPAKIEKFTEVEASPRGEWEVEANQRRKRVHVNRPLSIEPRPFNHMVSAGSQTVEEPLSPPKTPKSPYRSSTPPPPESPPVVMVSSSTQTDKPVERPQTPPVLRPVQELTIPSISIIPPTSRPTTPREHRLPQYVKDFGCQVSIISSAPTKSTAVQTEEILSDKRLATLPVHLRPSAITSRPSSPSVGIATAVTSDDPRHFTPVPGHLPPRNPRRLATKRSLSDMPSSPPVSPVFGEQTRDAYPGNNDDGPLSRDGAPMRRPHRISSLFAGFQDAQSSDEVDEFDADVSDSEYRTALSAPGMRMTDSRASNRTSVSTFTSPEQTKRSAHSRNSMRLASESYGGNLESREAPKRQSAKPTTRGYEKSTAGPSGKNVMRKAAMIQSGIASHQGRPRSPSVPETRAPDPPFPIPTRASSRRPPFSASAPSDGQRSPTKMDAPWHRRGMGRNHYRAGSIHRANSIRKVRSAAALPRNQRNRKQSRSPPPFSETTEAPESPSLPPLPYNDITSPRYDTGSNYRSHKSRLSTTTAQTATTDVNSVGGASNGASQATGVVDAIAQTMVGEWMFKYVRRRKSFGVPDNSKDDSSNDRHKRWVWLAPYERAILWSSKQPSSGSALMGKTGRKLTIQSVLDVKDDNPAPKNQGAVFNRSILILTPQRALKFTATSSERHYIWLTALSFLAHSTQAIPEIVAAPQPAKPTTVPDFEPLQPTRRPGIRDSIRLTKSKAPSMKNPGPRSIPSVPSIPSIPSSRTGDASGYKQTEAFPPMPINNSSSNNNNNNHQRERSGDAAEPPFIPRFTERSNQNAVHGRKRSNTGGHVPPPLSFRGFSGPGSVGQHSYTNSNAGNSVGTAGSSDIYQSQPSQGSSRQSWGMSTAGSQRTSEASSRPPGANFFDAIGTVRMEAFISPLAHSGFDRDPDEYEEYGYRARRRSKELRRRQSRSRHRDSYSSRGTRGTDGYHGSSRATVEDDYFRDDPFKGF from the exons ATGGCTGTTTGGGAGACCGAGGATGAGTCCAAAGGCAACGCTGCCGTGACGGCGTTGCCAACACCACAGGACACACCTTACAGAACACCATCACGAAGCTCGAGGAAATCCCGACGCTCCGTCACCCCGCCGAACGGGAAGAAGAGCCCTTCGCCTCCTCCCGTCCCACAGAACGACAAGGGCTCTAAACGTTCATCCAGAAATATGACCAACGACGATGGCATCAGCGTTCTCGACCCACGTCGTTTCACTCCAACCTTACACGCCAATCTCGTAGCCGAGATCCTGAACTTGAGGCGAGATCAGGAAGAAAAGGCGAAGCTTATCGAGAACCTAGAAGTATCCTTGCACGCCTCCCGCCAGGAGCAGGAGACACTTCAAGAGACAGTAGCCACCACAACAAAACAAAGCCGCTCCCTTCAGCGTCAACTTGCCCTTCTAGAAGGTGGTACCTCATCAGCACTGGGCGAGCTCGCCCGCGAGAGGGATGAAGCCGTCGACTCCATCACAGAAACGAGAAAGAGACTCGAATCCGCCCAGAAGAAGATCCGAAGTCAGGAAGAAGACTCTCAGAGGGTTCACGACCTTTGGGCTCAGGACAAGGACTCTTGGGAGGAAGAGAAGCGCAAGTATGAGCGTAGAGTCCACGTCGCCGAGAGCCGCTTGAAGGTGGTGATAGACGAGGTCGCCGCCTACCAGGCTGCACAAGTTAACGGCAACGGTAATGACAGCGAGACAGAGGATCAAAACGACGCGGGAAGTGTAAGGACTATGAGCCTGACTAATAGCGTCCGATTTTCCATGCAGCAGAGCCCCGGCAAGGTCTTCAATGGAAACTCACTGGCGGACGAACTCAACCTCGATGGCGACGACGACTGGCAGACTGACGACGGCGGACGCGAGAGCGCCATGTCCAACTATCGCCACACACGAACATTCAGCCGCGACAGCATTCTGTCCAAGATTCACCGACGACAACAAAGCATGGAGAGCCCCCAGCGTCCTGGAAGCGTTACTAGACGTAGACTTTGGATGAACCAGCCCGTCCTGGAGGCCCTGGAAGACGGGATTCAAGAGAACGATGAGGATCTGATGCCGCCTCCACCGCCGCCTGCTCCCAAGGTCAGCTACACCGACACCGGAATTCAATTTTCACCTCCTCCATCACCGAAGATGGAGCCTGTGAAGCCTTCCACACCGGAACCACCTGCCAAGATCGAAAAGTTCACCGAAGTCGAGGCCTCCCCAAGAGGCGAGTGGGAAGTTGAGGCCAATCAAAGACGGAAGCGAGTTCACGTTAACCGGCCACTGTCGATCGAGCCGCGTCCTTTCAACCATATGGTCTCCGCTGGTTCTCAGACTGTCGAGGAGCCTTTGAGCCCCCCGAAGACGCCAAAGTCCCCCTACAGATCTTCCACCCCGCCTCCTCCGGAAAGTCCGCCCGTGGTGATGGTTTCATCCTCGACTCAGACCGACAAGCCGGTGGAGAGGCCTCAGACACCTCCCGTTCTGCGGCCAGTGCAAGAATTGACCATCCCATCCATCAGTATCATCCCGCCAACGAGTCGTCCGACTACACCACGCGAACACCGGCTTCCACAATACGTCAAAGACTTTGGATGCCAAGTATCCATCATTTCCTCAGCTCCCACGAAATCCACTGCTGTTCAGACCGAAGAAATCCTTTCTGACAAGAGGCTGGCGACACTACCTGTCCATCTGCGGCCTTCAGCTATCACGTCCAGGCCCTCATCGCCCAGCGTCGGTATCGCTACGGCCGTGACGAGTGATGATCCTCGCCATTTTACTCCGGTGCCGGGACATCTACCACCGCGAAATCCTCGAAGACTCGCAACAAAGCGCAGCCTATCTGACATGCCTTCGTCACCACCGGTCTCGCCAGTCTTTGGCGAGCAAACCCGCGACGCCTATCCTGGTAACAATGATGACGGGCCACTTTCGAGAGACGGTGCGCCTATGAGACGACCACACCGTATCAGCAGTCTGTTCGCCGGCTTCCAAGATGCCCAGAGCTCCGATGAGGTGGACGAATTTGATGCTGATGTGAGCGACTCTGAGTACCGAACCGCCCTTTCCGCCCCTGGCATGAGAATGACGGACTCGCGAGCCTCCAACCGCACATCTGTCAGTACCTTTACATCGCCAGAACAAACGAAGAGGTCGGCTCATAGCAGGAACTCCATGCGCCTCGCAAGCGAGAGTTATGGAGGAAATTTGGAAAGCAGAGAAGCACCCAAGAGGCAGTCTGCTAAGCCCACTACCCGCGGATATGAGAAGTCTACCGCGGGACCTTCGGGCAAGAACGTCATGCGGAAGGCTGCTATGATCCAGAGCGGGATTGCCAGCCACCAAGGCCGTCCTAGAAGCCCGAGCGTTCCAGAAACTCGTGCTCCCGACCCTCCTTTCCCCATCCCTACCAGAGCTAGCTCTCGGCGACCGCCATTCAGTGCCAGTGCTCCGAGCGATGGCCAACGAAGCCCAACCAAGATGGACGCACCGTGGCATCGCCGAGGCATGGGCCGTAATCACTACCGTGCCGGCAGCATCCATCGTGCCAACAGTATACGTAAGGTGCGATCAGCTGCGGCCCTTCCTCGTAACCAGAGAAATCGGAAGCAAAGTAGGTCTCCGCCGCCCTTCTCGGAGACGACCGAAGCGCCGGAGAGCCCCAGCTtgcctcctcttccttaCAACGACATCACCAGCCCTCGGTACGATACCGGCTCCAACTACCGGTCCCACAAGTCCAGACTGTCGACAACAACGGCACAGACGGCTACCACCGATGTCAACTCTGTCGGTGGTGCATCCAACGGCGCATCGCAAGCCACGGGCGTCGTCGATGCCATTGCGCAGACCATGGTCGGTGAATGGATGTTCAAGTACGTCAGGAGACGCAAGTCATTTGGCGTGCCTGATAATAGCAAGGATGACTCAAGCAACGACCGCCACAAGCGATGGGTCTGGCTGGCTCCCTATGAGAGAGCTATCCTCTGGAGCAGCAAGCAACCCTCATCTGGCAGTGCCCTCATGGGTAAGACTGGTCGGAAAC TGACGATTCAGTCTGTACTTGATGTGAAGGATGACAACCCCGCCCCGAAGAACCAGGGTGCAGTTTTCAACCGTTCGATTCTCATATTGACTCCGCAAAGAGCGCTGAAGTTTACGGCTACGTCTTCTGAGAGGCACTACATATGGCTGACGGCTCTTTCATTCCTGGCACACTCGACCCAAGCAATCCCTGAAATCGTCGCTGCGCCCCAACCTGCGAAACCAACCACGGTACCGGACTTTGAACCACTGCAACCTACCAGGCGACCTGGCATTCGTGATTCCATTCGACTGACAAAGAGCAAGGCCCCCTCGATGAAGAATCCCGGACCGCGAAGTATTCCAAGTGTGCCCAGCATTCCTAGCATCCCCTCTTCCAGGACAGGCGACGCCTCTGGCTACAAACAAACGGAGGCATTCCCGCCCATGCCGAtcaacaacagcagcagcaataaCAATAACAATAATCATCAACGTGAGCGCTCTGGAGACGCAGCGGAACCACCATTCATCCCTCGGTTCACGGAGCGCTCGAATCAGAACGCGGTCCACGGACGGAAGCGGAGCAACACCGGAGGTCACGTTCCGCCCCCGCTGTCTTTCCGTGGATTTTCCGGGCCAGGCAGCGTTGGACAGCACAGCTACACCAACAGCAATGCTGGCAACAGCGTTGGCACTGCCGGCTCATCTGATATCTACCAGTCCCAGCCATCTCAAGGCTCGAGCAGGCAGAGTTGGGGCATGAGTACCGCCGGCTCTCAGCGGACGTCGGAAGCCTCTTCAAGACCCCCAGGTGCCAACTTCTTCGATGCCATTGGTACCGTGCGCATGGAGGCCTTCATCAGCCCATTAGCCCACTCAGGCTTCGATAGAGACCCTGATGAGTACGAGGAATACGGATACCGGGCTCGTAGGCGCAGCAAAGAGCTTCGAAGACGGCAGAGTCGTAGCCGTCACCGTGACAGCTATAGCTCTCGCGGGACGCGCGGCACAGACGGCTACCATGGTAGCAGCCGAGCGACCGTGGAAGATGACTACTTCCGAGATGACCCTTTCAAAGGCTTCTAG